The Dehalococcoidia bacterium genome has a window encoding:
- the recA gene encoding recombinase RecA — MTEDRTRAIDLAIGQIEKQFGKGAIMRLGEQKNLEIEVIPTGSLSLDLALGVGGLPRGRITELYGPESAGKSTLAQHVIAEAQKQGGMAAYIDVEHAMDPTYARALGVKIDDLLISQPDTGEQALEICEALVRSNAIDVVVVDSVAALVPRAEIEGEMGDSLPGLQARLMSQALRKLTGAISRSKTVVIFVNQLREKVGVVFGNPEVTPGGRALKFYSSVRIEIRRVESLKQGQTVIGNRVRTRVVKNKVAPPFRVAEFDMLFSGKRSGISREGDILDMGVEYGVLKKLGAFYSYGEMRLGQGRENARNYLIDNPDLASEIEAKIRAAAHTASLAPTNGARPAAVAADDEDDDFQEDDG, encoded by the coding sequence ATGACAGAGGACCGCACGCGCGCGATAGACCTCGCCATCGGCCAGATAGAAAAGCAGTTCGGTAAAGGCGCGATCATGCGCCTCGGTGAACAAAAGAACCTCGAGATCGAGGTGATACCCACCGGCTCCCTCTCCCTCGACCTGGCGCTGGGCGTCGGCGGGCTGCCGCGCGGCCGGATCACCGAGCTCTACGGGCCGGAGTCCGCCGGCAAGTCCACACTCGCGCAGCATGTCATCGCCGAGGCCCAGAAGCAGGGCGGCATGGCAGCTTACATCGACGTCGAGCACGCCATGGACCCCACCTATGCCCGAGCCCTCGGCGTGAAGATCGACGACCTCCTGATCTCGCAACCCGACACCGGCGAGCAGGCGCTCGAGATCTGCGAGGCCCTGGTGCGCTCCAACGCCATCGACGTCGTCGTCGTCGACAGCGTCGCCGCCCTCGTCCCGCGGGCCGAGATCGAGGGCGAAATGGGCGACTCCCTGCCCGGCCTCCAGGCGCGCCTCATGTCCCAGGCCCTGCGCAAGCTAACCGGCGCCATCTCGCGCTCGAAGACCGTCGTCATCTTCGTCAACCAGTTGCGGGAAAAGGTCGGGGTGGTCTTCGGCAACCCGGAGGTCACGCCCGGCGGCCGCGCCCTCAAGTTCTACAGCTCCGTCCGCATCGAGATCAGGCGCGTCGAGTCCTTGAAGCAGGGCCAGACCGTCATCGGTAACCGCGTGCGCACCCGCGTCGTCAAGAACAAGGTCGCGCCCCCCTTCCGCGTCGCCGAGTTCGACATGCTGTTCAGCGGCAAGCGTTCCGGCATCAGCCGCGAAGGTGACATCCTAGACATGGGCGTCGAATACGGCGTCCTCAAGAAACTCGGCGCCTTCTACAGCTACGGCGAGATGCGCCTGGGCCAGGGCCGCGAGAACGCCCGCAACTACCTCATCGACAACCCCGACCTGGCGTCCGAGATCGAGGCTAAGATCCGCGCCGCAGCCCACACCGCCTCCCTCGCGCCCACAAACGGCGCGCGCCCTGCCGCTGTCGCCGCGGACGACGAGGATGACGACTTCCAGGAAGACGACGGCTAG